The sequence CAATCAATATATTTAATAGTCGTTGAACAATTCGGCGCGCCAAACCGAGTAATCTGCGATAGGGGAACGAGCTTCACCTCTGAAAAATTTCGCGATTATTGTGAAAAACACGGGATAAAATCAACATTCAATTCGAGTAGGCATCCTCAGGCCAACGGCCAAGTTGAGCGCGTTAATCAGTAGATCCTAGCTCCTCTGCGAGCTGAAGCCTGGGAAGCGAACGAATCCGAATGGGATAATAAACTAAAACAAATCACGAGAGACATAAATTCATCAATTAACAAAACCACGGTAACGAGGGTATCTACATCGGTTTTGAAGAAGGGGTAACTAGAGAATTAACCGAGAACTGCGAGATCTATCGAGATCCAAGGATAGTCCGCGAGGAGATAACTCAAGAAATCGAAAAAGCCCAAAAGGTATATAAAGAAAGATACGATGAACACCGAAACGCTGGGGTAAAATTTGAAATAGGTGACATTGTTTATGTTAGCGTCAATCCAATTTCCACCGGGGAAAGCACAAAGTTACAGTCTCGTTGTCGAGGTAAGTACGTAGATATCTGAGAAATCCCGAGTGACACCTATAAGATTCAACCTATTGTGGAACGTCGAAGACTAAAATATCCACTACGTGCGATAAATCCACCGCGACGTGGAGACAAAGTCATACGTTATGTAAACTAAACTAAGAGCGTACATATATGCGGCGAGTCGTTATAATATAGGTTTATACTCTTACAGAATATTGTGTTGAAGAGAAGAAGAATTGATATAAAGAGAATAATCATGTCGTTCCAAGATGTATAAAACTATGTTACTGTACAAAGAGAGAAAAACTCAATTGTCACGTATGTTTGTTAAAAAAGGGAGGGGGGAGCTTGAGGGCAAGCACAAGTAAGGTTGGCCGAATATTAGAAAATAAGTTGCACGCTATGTGAACTGAGCATTAGGACGATAAAGGAGAAGAGATTGCGTGAATGTGTGTGGGCAGGAAGTGAGTCTCCTGAGAAACGAGGAAGAGAGATTTCCGAGGCGCGAGCGTGGCGAGTTGAGTTTTGTATTGATTAGGACTTTTCTATGTTTAATAAACGGTATACTTAATTTTGAGTTCTTAAATACGAGTAATCTATTTTATAGACCTGTTTCTCTGCATAATTGGATCAATCATAGGATTATTCCAAGAGCAATAAGTAAAGTTTATAATGgtgtttcaaacaaatgtaaacgaAATTTTGTAGCTTATGGTTACATGGCCTCAGGGTTAGGTACGTATCTTACTCCAGGTAATTTACGTGGATTTCTGCAGCAACTTATCACGTAATTCACGTCCgaagttttctacattatgtaaattaatgtaaattacgtCGATGTGGAATTTGCGAATATTTCGATGGCTGTGATTTGTCTGATCTGATATAAGTACATAACCTCTGCGTGTGGTTTGTGAACTGTGGACGTGTGTTTGTCGGTCgttttgcaattattatttaaatttttacaaattaaggcAAGATGAATAGGTAAAGGTTCCTGAAAAaacgaaataaacaaatatcagtaAACATTTATCAGTGATGACTACAATAATGTCAATAACACTAATCAATAAATAgtggtttaaaagtaaaatgatatgatctagaaacattttatgaataaagagtaattgtatgacaaattaaacttttattattgtaaattaattgattaattacgaGCACTGTATGGGGGAAAaacgaaattgaaattaaatttaaatataaattctcatTGAAGTCCAACATCTAAAAGTTAGCagcataattttctaaaaatgaacaaATGTAATTCACGGAAAAAGCAACTCAATTTAATATGGTTATAAAGATACCGCTTTATTGGTATTAACTtcgtgataaaaaatatttttttttatatgaagtaCATATATCTTTACGTCATTAATTTATTACAatcttaaaagttatttgaacTCGTACTCatgtataaacaattattttgagtGTAGATTAGAATATATTTGAAGTATTAtaatcaatataatatacaataatgaTATAAAAGaactgcaaaaattaataatatttcaacacTATTTACATACCTATGACTAAGAAGGTGTTTATAGCCACTGTTCGTCAATAGTTGATCGCAAAATAGGCACTTAGCTACACGGTTATCTATATTGTTAAGTTTTGTTTTCACTTTCTCAAAACTTAGGACTTTCCATGGGATATTTGGAAGCCTCGTGAAAATCTTCTTTCTCATCATTTTAACCGTTTGTTAATTTAATATCTAAAATCCTCAAATTAATTACGGTTTGGAGGAGGTTATGTCACGTGCtaggaaattcaaaagtttaaaacagACAACCGCCATCTTTGTCATGTAATTTACcgttttctacagttttctacGTAAATTACTTATTTTGGTAATCTACGTAGAAAACCTCGAGTGACACGTCACTTCGCAACCCAGCAATGGCCTCAAGATTCGCGCTTTTTTAGCCCTATTAAAGCTAAGTCTTAAATAAGGTATACTTACATATTTCGTCGTCCTTAAGATCAGTAGTCTCCATGTTCTCGTCTGAATGCtaagtttataataaaatttgtcataattacaatgtttataacaacattagaaaattttcatatgaataaaacataaattgctttagtataaaataattgtaacataATTTGGTACCAGATAAGTAGTATTAAGGACGATAAAGTATGTAAGCACATCTCAtatcacttttaataaaagaaaatagatttAGAAACTGAGATTCTAATTAATTATGACACGTGTTGTAAAATGAAAACAAGGGAAACAAAATTATCGACTAAAATGCACATGGATCACGCTTCTTGTGTGGATGATCCGAAACTGCGCTTGGCGGTAGCGTGGCCAACATTCTGCGCTAGCACGTCTCTTAGATCTCAGGTAACAAATAAAAACAGCGCATTAAAAAGATAGACCAATAGAAATCATGGCTAAATCATCCAATCTGGCAACCTGCATAACGGTTCCTTAGCACTTTAACAAAAGGCCGACGTGTGTTTTTGTAAACGCTGTTTCATATCTTGCCTAGCCGCCTTTGACTGGCAGCGGagatcaaattattatgtttttattaaataattcgaaacaGCATCGGCGCCACACTGCAGTAACTATATGTCGTTGGAAGAGCACGTCACTTTCAAACCCTGAACATACATATCGGTGTCGGTGACATAAACAActtactattataatataataaaaacattagaaaaatgtacaacgacaataaaaaaataaaaagggtgTTCAGCGATgacattattatgtttttattaaatagttacttggataattgataattttatacaatgtcaattttcaaagttcccgCTTACTGTGTCTGCATTCAAATCTGAATGAGAAACCAATCAGGAATCAGGAAAAGGCGTTACAACTTTCGATATATTTCGAGTTCGActcattcatcttctttttataataCGATATATCCAGGGAGGTAATATTTACTCAGGCCCAAGCCACATATACTGTTTTCGGGCAAACATGCAAATGAAGATAACCTTTAGGCAAATGTTACTACTTTTTTCCATTAATCAGCAGACCTATTATTTTggtttttactaagtacttcaagcATTCAAATAGTTTGACCTAGTTTTAACTAAGATATTCAATTAAAACACATAATCGGATCTAATGGTAagaattcttcgaatttttacaAACGCACAGGGTACTTCGCATTTCGACTAATTCAAACTagttttgacaaatattcttattaatttcgtgtttaaatagttttaactAAATTCAGGTTAACGCAATAACATTTTTCCTTAATTAAGATGTAAAAACTCGAAAATAAAGTTACTGTTGCGATTAGAGTCACTCACTTATCAAACAACCCTCGTAAGGTACAGACTATCCAGGCTAACGTGAGTTGTATAATGGCTTTGCTTTACGCTCTAACATCTATCGATCAATCGTTACAATATCTTGATTAGagacttttaatttataaatataaacaatcacgatattttacaatttttattatatttttcagataTAATCCAACAACGTATTCCTGGGAAGCTAATCCGGATGGAAAATATGCGTATGGTGCCACCTGTGTACGGAAATGTCctgaacatcttttaaaagatAACGGTGCTTGCGTAAGATCGTGTCCACCCAAGAAGAAGGCTTTGAATGGGGAATGCGTTCCCTGTGATGGGCCTTGTCCGAAGATATGTCAAGGCGTTGACAAACTTCATTCGGGCAATATTGACAGCTTCAAAGATTGCACTATGATTGAGGGTTCGATCACAATTTTGGATCAAAGTTTTTTAGGCTATCAGGATATATCATCCGATTTTATATTTGGACCCAGATATACAGCCATGCATCCTGAAAAACTGGAAGTTTTCAGTACCTTGAAGGAAATAACTGGGTTCTTAAACATCCAGGCTGCTAATGAAAACTTTACTTCTCTTCCATACTTTAGAAATTTAGAAGTAATTGGTGGTAGAGTGCTCACGGAGTATTTCTCTTCGCTTTACGTAGTAAAAACCACCTTGGTTTCCATGGATCTCAGATCCTTGAAAAAAGTCTCGTCAGGTACGATCGctatattggaaaataaaaatctctGTTATGCTCAAAGTATAAATtggaaaaagcttaaaaaatctcCAGAGCATGAGATTTTAATGCAGAACAACAAAGATGAAAGCGAATGCAGTAAGTGTcttagcttaaaaaattatttgacaagtCAGTGGAGCGATCTATTGAAGTGAATCGACGATTTGTAATTGAAAGTACATATCTTGAATGGTTTTGAAAACCGAAATTCGAGCATCGATACTTTTCTCGAGgaacatttttcaactgaaatcaattgaaatcaaTTCAGTATAGGAATATTCTCCTAATTCTTTCCATTGCAAATCATCATTTATAAATTAccaattaatttcaattggaCATTTTCATTGTAGAGGACTTCACTTTAAACGAAAAACCGTAATCATTACTAAAAACACGCATTTTTTCAGTACAAGAAGGTTTAATTTGCGATGAACAATGTTCAGAGGGGTGCTGGGGCGCTGGTCCAGAGCAGTGTCTTTCTTGCAAGAGCTTCAAGCTTGGAAATGTCTGTGTTGAAAATTGCAACATAATACCTGGGTAAGTAGTCAACAAAGAATGTAAATATTACTGCctaaaattattctgatttttaatatttaatggcTAACTGGGATCGCGGATGGAAGGTAATCTTATACGACAATCTAAACGTTAAAATAATTATcatgcagaattttttatttctgaatttttttaacatattaacttaaatttatcttttctgtcaTATTTATGTTATTGTATTCTTTTCGTGTTCTTCTTCTTACCTACGGAAGtttttaatactataattattatttttcttagcaTCTATCAAGcggatttaaaaatttgcaaaccaTGCCACGAAGAGTGTAATGGTACGTGCACAGGACCAAATGCTGAACACTGTGACAAGTGTAAACATGTACGAGATGGTCCGTTCTGTGTTCCGGAATGTCCGTTATCAAAATACAGTGCCAACGGACAGTGTAGAAACTGCCACAGTAACTGTGTGGGTGGTTGTGAAGGACCAGAAAATAATATTGGACCGTATGGATGTCACAGTTGTGAAAAAGCTATTATGAATGGCGGCCTACCCGAAGTTTGCTTGCAGAAAGCTGAATCATGCCCTGACggtaaatttaatttagaattaaaatcacGATAATTATCATTTCATTGATGAAAAAGTCTGTATTATACTATGATTCGTATAATTTTTAGAGTTTTACAATTTattctcctttaaaaaaatagaatatacaCCAAGGTCTCTTGccagaattttgaacatttgtaaCAGAATTAGCAAGAACATTAAAGATTTTCAGACGTAATAATGATTAATGAATATAATTGTGCTttcaaaaaggttatttttacgAATGGATTAGCCCACAAGAGCAAGGACTTCTAAAACCACTTGCTGGAAAAGCAGTTTGTCGAAAATGTCACTCTCGTTGCAAAAGGTGTACAAATTACGGAATCCACGAGCAGGTGTGTCAAGAATGTGTTAGATATAAAAAGGGCGAGCAATGCGAGGACGAATGTCCATCGGATCATTACGTTAAACTAGACACACAGTTGTGTTTACCCTGTCACGGAGAATGCCGTGAGTGTTTTGGACGGGGAGAAAATGAATGTTACAGAtgtcgaaatttcaaaatatttgctgTAAGTAATGatattaaaaagtctttttggACGTTGAAGATTTGtttcagcttaaaaatattttttacatattttataggAAGGTGATCCAGTAGATAATACTACAGCTTTTAATTGTACCGAGATATGTCCCCCAGactattacaaaatatttccagAAGACAATTCATTTATTAATGAACCATTTTGCTCTTTAACGCCTGCAGCTGTatataaagaagatgaatttaataCATTTGTAATAGCTGGCACTGTTGTGAGCGTTTCAGTATTCTTCTTCTTAATAGGATTTACGATATACATCAAATGTAGGCGaatgaaaaataaagagaatACTGTTAAAATGACGATGGCTTTAGCAGGCTTGGATGACAACGAACCTTTGAGACCAACTGGATTAAAACCAAATCTTGCTAAACTTCGTATTATTAAGGAAGAAGAAATGAGAAAAGGTGGTATCCTAGGATATGGTGCTTTCGGTAATGTGTACAAGGGTGTATGGGTGCCAgaaggagagaatataaaaattccagTTGCGATCAAAGTACTTCATGAAGGTACTAATGTTAATACGTCAAAAGAGTTTCTTGACGAAGCTTATATTATGGCCACTGTCGATCATCCCAATCTTCTACAGCTTTTAGCAGTCTGTATGACTTCGCAAATGATGTTAGTTACGCAGTTAATGCCTCTCGGTTGTCTGCTGGATTTTGTGCGTAATAATAAAGATAGGATTGGATCAAAGCCAATGTTGAATTGGTGCACTCAAATCGCAAAAGGTATGGCATATCTGGAAGAGCGAAGACTTGTCCATCGCGATCTCGCCGCCAGAAATGTTCTTGTGCAAACTAGTACCTGCGTTAAGATAACCGACTTTGGTCTGGCTAAATTATTAGATATTAACGAAGAACAATACAAAGCAGCCGGTGGAAAAATGCCGATTAAATGGTTAGCTTTGGAATGTATTCAACACCGGGTTTTTACTCATAAATCTGACGTTTGGGCGTTTGGAGTTACTATTTGGGAAGTTCTTACCTATGGAGGAAGGCCGTACGAGAATATTGCTGCAAGAAATGTCCCGGAGTTATTGGAGAAGGGTGAAAGACTACCTCAACCACCTATTTGCACGATCGATGTTTACATGATCATGGTCAAATGCTGGATGCTTGACGCGGAATCTAGGCCCTGCTTCAAGGAGTTAGCTGAAGAGTTTGCTAAAATGTCGAGAGATCCAGGCCGGTATCTTGCAATAAAAGGAGACAAATACATGAGACTACCTTCGTATGCATCACAAGTAGGTTTTGTTAATATTGTTACCAGAATTAGTGTTCAAGTCAAGCGATACGAGACGAGAAATAAACTAAATGAAAAAAGTGTAATTCATTTATAAGAAATTCTCGTATCGGCTCATTTCGTTACCACGAGAATCTCCGGAGACTTAGATTGTCATCCAATGAACTTGTATTGTTTAatcaagataacttttttttttttaattgcaagagttaaataatttattttctgttaaaaaatatgaaattcaaatCATAGTAAGTAATATAAAAAGACCCAGCTTCCTGAAACGAGCCGCTCTGCTGCAAAAGACCTTCCAAGTATCCTGCAAGCAGTGGCTCAGTGCATTTAAATAGTTTGTCGTGTTCTTCTTAGTGCAAATTAACTACGATTCTTTGTTCAGAAATTCCATTCTCAAGAGGGAGCTGTTATGATAAACattatttcataattatgaaaaatgtacttaatttgcatataatttagccatacaaaattttattcaaaatcatgtTAATTTCCAAatccaataaaaataatactgatttagaaatcaaatttatctctgatttaaaataaagttctttttCCATATGTGAATGACGTTTAATAGCACACATACATTATTTAATCTCATAAATTAACGGAAAGAACATTGcttaacaagttaaatttttttaaataattaaaaaatctccaGCTTAAACattccataaaataaattaaattggtagaaaatataatttcgagATTGCAGGTGTGGTTTATGCTAGGACAATTTCAACCTTTAAATTGCTTATTTTTGGAAGTTATGGTGATGTTTTTGACCTGCAATAACCATCATTTACAAAATAATCTATACATCCCCTAGATAAACATATTTTTCCCCAAACTTTCACTcgcacacacacaaacacatacACACACGCGCGGCATTCTACGTGTTTCGACCATTGGTATAATCATTGCCGAGAGTCGGGctgaaaatataagtttctacTAGTATTCGCGTCACCCGAGATGTGCATTATGTGACAAGTTTTCTAGTTCTTCTACTAACTATCAGAATATGAGTTTTATTCAAACGTTAAAATACACCGCAAAAGATTAAAGTCTTATTTCATTGGATGCGGTACCTAATGCCCTAAAGATGTCCAAAAGACATCTTGAGGACATAGGctgttctcgggacatctttcgtactaaCATTAGACAACCTAAAGATATCCCTAGGATATCCAAAAGACATATTCTAAAAGACGTATTAGGGATGTCCCGAAGACGTCTGTATGACAACATCTTTAATCTTTTTACCCACTGGGcaatcatattattattatcgacACAGTAATAGATCTTTGggatatcaaaaataaaaatattggaaacaAATGACAACTGCATTGCGAAACAAGTGAAAGTCTCTCTTAGTTCAACAGTGATCCCATTATTGGCGAAATTTTCTTTGCGCTTGCCTCGGGGCAGCGGGCTCATTGGTCGCTGTTTTCGCGCATTCTTGTGCcatttgttataattatttatttgaattaggaTGATTTTTTATAACCTGTTTTTTATTGCACACTACCTGCGATCCATGCAATTGTTCAATATATTATCTTTTCCTTTGTGTTAATTTTCTTCTGACTTTTCACCACCAACACTAGGActgaatttttcggaaaattgtattatcagtcttcataaaatatataacatatattttgatcgtaaaaatcAGTCAAgcggttttcgagaaaaaacactttttattttcctttccctTTCCATAACTTCCACAAAAAATGCAATGTGTTTGTAGAAATTCTTTGCAGTTTTTTGCTACTTCAACATGaacattctaaataaatttcAGCCTGATACGAGCGGGGGCCGATTTGCCACGCTTACCCGGCTAGACCGTTTTTTCGAAGATTCTTCCTTCATTTATTTGCCACAATCATCGAGTTAGATCTTAGACCGTATGTTTGAAATCGAGGgttaaaatagcaaaataaacccaatagtttttgtaaaaatgCTTATCACGTATTTCTAAAGGTACTTATGAAGCTTCGAAAGTGTTGTCCTATGCTGCCGTCATTCTATATTTCTTGATTAGTTTGATTTTTGTCTTTTCCATTTGAAACGGGACGGAGTTAACGATCTAAAGGTTTCAGGATGCGAAGCGAACAGAAAACTGGTGTATGGTAGTGAACACTGCCGAAcccattaataaaatttaactaaccTTAAAAAGACGATcgcattgtttttattttctgcatTGCATAACAAGGGTATACGTACAATTGTAATTTTACGCGATTTTTCtggaataaatttctttttgactTCGGCAGCCTCATCGTTAAACATTCGCATATATCATCGTCACTTTGATTTCCTTCCTTTCgccttttcatttttgaaataatcttaaTCTTAAAGTTCTAAAAATCACGGATTCGTTGACACTTAAATCTTGATCTTTCACTCGTCAACTGGCACATGAAACCAAAGGAAATGCAGATTATACGAAGCTCATGAACTTCGTAGTGTACTATAGAATCCCATCGCGGACTCAATCGACGCGACACCTATAGTGCACACCCAATGACGCTAGTATCGACAGCACTTTCGCCACGCGAAACcacacttttttcatttactcTTCTCAGTAGTGGGTAAAATCAAG is a genomic window of Belonocnema kinseyi isolate 2016_QV_RU_SX_M_011 chromosome 8, B_treatae_v1, whole genome shotgun sequence containing:
- the LOC117177683 gene encoding epidermal growth factor receptor-like isoform X2; the encoded protein is MSQMYNLEMPALRDILNGSVGILNNYNLCHIKTINWDEIITGSAGKYEYVYNFTSPERVCSECDKSCEQGCWGEGPENCQQFSKMNCSPQCWQGRCFGSNPRECCHLFCAGGCRGPKQSDCLACKNFFDDGVCTQECPPMQKYNPTTYSWEANPDGKYAYGATCVRKCPEHLLKDNGACVRSCPPKKKALNGECVPCDGPCPKICQGVDKLHSGNIDSFKDCTMIEGSITILDQSFLGYQDISSDFIFGPRYTAMHPEKLEVFSTLKEITGFLNIQAANENFTSLPYFRNLEVIGGRVLTEYFSSLYVVKTTLVSMDLRSLKKVSSGTIAILENKNLCYAQSINWKKLKKSPEHEILMQNNKDESECIQEGLICDEQCSEGCWGAGPEQCLSCKSFKLGNVCVENCNIIPGIYQADLKICKPCHEECNGTCTGPNAEHCDKCKHVRDGPFCVPECPLSKYSANGQCRNCHSNCVGGCEGPENNIGPYGCHSCEKAIMNGGLPEVCLQKAESCPDGYFYEWISPQEQGLLKPLAGKAVCRKCHSRCKRCTNYGIHEQVCQECVRYKKGEQCEDECPSDHYVKLDTQLCLPCHGECRECFGRGENECYRCRNFKIFAEGDPVDNTTAFNCTEICPPDYYKIFPEDNSFINEPFCSLTPAAVYKEDEFNTFVIAGTVVSVSVFFFLIGFTIYIKCRRMKNKENTVKMTMALAGLDDNEPLRPTGLKPNLAKLRIIKEEEMRKGGILGYGAFGNVYKGVWVPEGENIKIPVAIKVLHEGTNVNTSKEFLDEAYIMATVDHPNLLQLLAVCMTSQMMLVTQLMPLGCLLDFVRNNKDRIGSKPMLNWCTQIAKGMAYLEERRLVHRDLAARNVLVQTSTCVKITDFGLAKLLDINEEQYKAAGGKMPIKWLALECIQHRVFTHKSDVWAFGVTIWEVLTYGGRPYENIAARNVPELLEKGERLPQPPICTIDVYMIMVKCWMLDAESRPCFKELAEEFAKMSRDPGRYLAIKGDKYMRLPSYASQAEKDMIPNLATGMDGLESLMDADEYLQPKSRAPLPPGILTTSASGSPPNVPVKTSWPNGILLDTDSPTPQNQQNWDRELLRYNASNGNVSTFHELEVSEQRGHYVHANGHCGPMISDSYGSRYCSEPLRIVDVRDCDVTDDCFLSEVGSLHQQAHVGNIKLDLPVDEDDYLMPSPQISSTTTQYMDLIGDTKSAEPETKQLTTGYRKYPDFLIVSGKTSLDNPEYIMSQDKETITPQPLGIPAPDLEKVLTSGAFGSQARQRNSEEESDHEYYNDFDRLQRELQPLKPLQKNETTVQFIHGYVPVLIGRNVQVSSLFVIKILKKGKYI
- the LOC117177683 gene encoding epidermal growth factor receptor-like isoform X1 → MFIHRHGLQAPLTIRFFGVTFLLLVVFGSFDVSADLTSEFVKGKICIGTNGRLSVPSNKQHHYRNLRDRYTNCTYVDGNLEITWLQNETLDLSFLQYIREVTGYVLISHVDVRRIVLPRLQIIRGRTVFKFQYVETKYSLLVTMSQMYNLEMPALRDILNGSVGILNNYNLCHIKTINWDEIITGSAGKYEYVYNFTSPERVCSECDKSCEQGCWGEGPENCQQFSKMNCSPQCWQGRCFGSNPRECCHLFCAGGCRGPKQSDCLACKNFFDDGVCTQECPPMQKYNPTTYSWEANPDGKYAYGATCVRKCPEHLLKDNGACVRSCPPKKKALNGECVPCDGPCPKICQGVDKLHSGNIDSFKDCTMIEGSITILDQSFLGYQDISSDFIFGPRYTAMHPEKLEVFSTLKEITGFLNIQAANENFTSLPYFRNLEVIGGRVLTEYFSSLYVVKTTLVSMDLRSLKKVSSGTIAILENKNLCYAQSINWKKLKKSPEHEILMQNNKDESECIQEGLICDEQCSEGCWGAGPEQCLSCKSFKLGNVCVENCNIIPGIYQADLKICKPCHEECNGTCTGPNAEHCDKCKHVRDGPFCVPECPLSKYSANGQCRNCHSNCVGGCEGPENNIGPYGCHSCEKAIMNGGLPEVCLQKAESCPDGYFYEWISPQEQGLLKPLAGKAVCRKCHSRCKRCTNYGIHEQVCQECVRYKKGEQCEDECPSDHYVKLDTQLCLPCHGECRECFGRGENECYRCRNFKIFAEGDPVDNTTAFNCTEICPPDYYKIFPEDNSFINEPFCSLTPAAVYKEDEFNTFVIAGTVVSVSVFFFLIGFTIYIKCRRMKNKENTVKMTMALAGLDDNEPLRPTGLKPNLAKLRIIKEEEMRKGGILGYGAFGNVYKGVWVPEGENIKIPVAIKVLHEGTNVNTSKEFLDEAYIMATVDHPNLLQLLAVCMTSQMMLVTQLMPLGCLLDFVRNNKDRIGSKPMLNWCTQIAKGMAYLEERRLVHRDLAARNVLVQTSTCVKITDFGLAKLLDINEEQYKAAGGKMPIKWLALECIQHRVFTHKSDVWAFGVTIWEVLTYGGRPYENIAARNVPELLEKGERLPQPPICTIDVYMIMVKCWMLDAESRPCFKELAEEFAKMSRDPGRYLAIKGDKYMRLPSYASQAEKDMIPNLATGMDGLESLMDADEYLQPKSRAPLPPGILTTSASGSPPNVPVKTSWPNGILLDTDSPTPQNQQNWDRELLRYNASNGNVSTFHELEVSEQRGHYVHANGHCGPMISDSYGSRYCSEPLRIVDVRDCDVTDDCFLSEVGSLHQQAHVGNIKLDLPVDEDDYLMPSPQISSTTTQYMDLIGDTKSAEPETKQLTTGYRKYPDFLIVSGKTSLDNPEYIMSQDKETITPQPLGIPAPDLEKVLTSGAFGSQARQRNSEEESDHEYYNDFDRLQRELQPLKPLQKNETTVQFIHGYVPVLIGRNVQVSSLFVIKILKKGKYI